The genomic interval CCTGTCTTCTCGGGTGTCCCGCGGTGTAGGCGGTATGGGCCTATTCGACGCGCATTTCACCCGCGAGGACAGGGAAATCCGCCCTATGGCGGCTATGGCATGACAGACGGTACCGAAGCCAGAGGCCGCAGTAAGGAACGGCCAAAAACGGGGAACGAACGGTAGAGAAAACGGCTGCCGACAAATGAATTGTCAGCCTTGCGGTCGCTCGGAATACTGCGGCAGAGCATCGTGGATCTCGAACCAGTCGGCTTTGGACGCCACAAATATGTGGGCCCCGGGTCCTTCGGATAGGGGTGTATCGAGGGTACCGAGACGGACGCGAACCTGCGGGAAATTCTCGCGGCGACTCATGATAGGAGAACCGCAATTCGAGCAAAATGTGCGATGCATGCCTTCGCTGGAACTGAAGCTGCGAAGCGATCCCTCGCCCTGGACAATGACGAAGTCCTTTGCGGAGACGACAACATTCGAGGCAAATGCCGATCCGCTTGCCTTACGGCAGCGCGAGCAATGACAGTAAAAGGCCGGGCCGAGCTCGCCACGAATCTCGTACTTCACGGCGCCACAAAGACAGCTACCTGTGTGCATTGATGCTCCTCTTGGGGTAAACGTTCCGCTTGACCGGCCCGACGCAGCGGCTCGAAGCGACGCTGTGTAGGGTCCGTGTCGAACCGGAGGTTAGGCGTCATTCGGTACAACCCGTGCAGCCATAGTACGAATAACGGCGAGGCGCTCCTCTTTGGCGGCGGTGAAGGCCTGGGCAATATATGGCATGACAGTCGGCGTGGCTTTTGCCATGAGCGCGTGCATGTCAATCGAGTTCAAGTCGGCATTCCTCAGCAGTTGCTCGATTGCAGAACTGGCGCCTCCGATGTGAGCGGATGAGGCAGACGAGTGCAGCAGAAGGTTTCGGTAGGTAGCAATCTTGTCAGCGGCTTCTTCGCCGAAGTAGAGGCGTACCGAGATTTCGGGAACCTCCAGCTCGCTTAAGAGATCGTGAAACCTAGCTTGATATTCGCTGTAGTCCTTCATGAACTCGTTCGCGGCGGCGGAGCTTTGAGCGCGAGCGAAAGCATCCGAGCAAGCAAGCGTGTAAACGGTTTGCATGGCAAGACGCATGGCGTCATTCAGCGTCTTGGGGACCTCTTGCAGCAGCCGAATCTGTTCTTTCAACATGGCCTCAGACCGCTGAATCTTGAATTGCTTGATCCAGTT from Betaproteobacteria bacterium carries:
- a CDS encoding GFA family protein, with protein sequence MHTGSCLCGAVKYEIRGELGPAFYCHCSRCRKASGSAFASNVVVSAKDFVIVQGEGSLRSFSSSEGMHRTFCSNCGSPIMSRRENFPQVRVRLGTLDTPLSEGPGAHIFVASKADWFEIHDALPQYSERPQG